A genomic segment from Clostridium pasteurianum BC1 encodes:
- a CDS encoding flagellar hook-basal body complex protein yields MIRSLYTTISGMITQEAKQNVIANNMANSNTVGFKSDDLAIKKFDDVLIQNKSKIQNGINYTQTIGSLSLGSRIDETATNFTEGDIQNTDSDTDFAIDGRGFFTVNRDNGAGGQNYYTRDGHFHVNMQGYLVNDTGDYVMGKNINTGNQERIIAGNGKITSDAYGNISIDGRPSYSLSTVDFNNYKTLKKVGDNLYQGQNPITNTNVFVKQKALEQSNINPVNEMVNMMSTMRTFETQQKVVQSIDETLGQAVNDVGTVK; encoded by the coding sequence ATGATAAGAAGTTTATATACAACTATTTCAGGTATGATTACTCAAGAAGCTAAACAAAATGTTATAGCAAATAATATGGCAAATTCAAATACCGTAGGATTTAAGAGTGATGATCTTGCCATTAAAAAATTTGATGATGTACTTATTCAAAATAAAAGTAAAATACAAAATGGAATAAATTATACACAGACTATAGGTAGTTTGAGTTTAGGCAGTAGAATTGATGAAACCGCAACGAATTTTACTGAAGGTGATATACAAAATACTGATTCGGATACAGATTTTGCTATTGATGGCAGAGGGTTTTTTACTGTAAATAGAGATAATGGGGCAGGCGGACAAAATTATTATACTAGAGATGGACATTTTCATGTAAATATGCAGGGTTACTTAGTAAATGATACTGGGGACTATGTTATGGGAAAGAATATTAATACGGGAAATCAAGAGAGAATTATAGCTGGAAATGGCAAAATAACTAGTGATGCCTATGGAAATATAAGTATTGATGGAAGACCTTCTTATTCCTTATCAACTGTAGATTTTAATAATTATAAAACCCTTAAAAAAGTAGGGGATAATTTGTACCAAGGACAGAATCCAATAACTAATACAAATGTTTTTGTTAAGCAAAAAGCTTTGGAACAATCCAATATAAATCCAGTGAATGAAATGGTAAATATGATGTCTACCATGAGAACCTTTGAGACACAGCAGAAGGTTGTACAATCCATAGATGAAACTTTAGGTCAGGCGGTTAATGATGTGGGAACTGTAAAATAA
- a CDS encoding FliA/WhiG family RNA polymerase sigma factor, producing the protein MAIPEISDTREEIVKEYIPLVKYIASRVIVGKSKYIEYEDLIGYGMIGLMDALNKFDKSKGMKFSTYASIRIKGAMIDEIRKNSPISKGAMDRLNKYNQTVENLQKKLLRYPTDMEIAKAFGGTIADIAEVENYINYMSITSLESLIFSEDDDMPIITTIEDKNSPSPERALEEKEKIEYLSKALDILNEKDKTVLSLYYYEGLTLKEIGSILSVSESRVCQLHSRAIVHLREALKKLKYE; encoded by the coding sequence ATGGCTATACCAGAAATTTCTGATACTAGAGAGGAAATAGTTAAGGAATATATTCCATTGGTAAAATATATAGCATCTAGAGTTATAGTAGGTAAAAGTAAATATATAGAATATGAGGATTTAATAGGTTATGGTATGATTGGATTAATGGATGCTCTTAACAAATTTGATAAGAGTAAGGGTATGAAATTTTCGACCTATGCTTCTATTAGAATAAAGGGAGCTATGATAGATGAAATTAGGAAGAATAGTCCTATATCAAAAGGTGCTATGGATAGGCTTAACAAATATAATCAAACAGTAGAAAACTTGCAAAAAAAACTTTTAAGGTATCCTACAGATATGGAAATAGCAAAGGCCTTTGGAGGAACTATAGCAGATATAGCAGAGGTGGAAAATTACATAAATTATATGTCTATAACTTCTTTGGAAAGTTTGATTTTTTCAGAAGATGATGATATGCCTATAATTACAACTATTGAGGATAAAAACAGTCCAAGCCCAGAAAGGGCTTTAGAAGAAAAAGAAAAAATTGAATATTTATCCAAGGCACTAGATATCTTAAACGAAAAAGATAAAACTGTACTTTCCCTATACTATTATGAAGGTTTAACTTTGAAAGAAATAGGCAGCATTTTATCTGTATCAGAATCTAGAGTTTGCCAACTGCACTCAAGAGCTATTGTGCATCTTAGAGAAGCTTTAAAAAAGCTAAAATATGAATAG
- a CDS encoding flagellar brake protein, with translation MSVTNVNFSINAKCEILIEDKVYKSNIQDVGKDYIVISIPISNGEYAPLNKNDHVTVVYYNENNLYGFNTDVIGRRMDRIPMILLTIPKGIKKIQRRKFFRVNLLRDVQYLKVDKNISDSTFNSLIKDSKAFTKALMIDLSGGGFRLKTKEEIKSGDRFIIKIALEHENIFVLSNCMRAFRDMDTNLYVSGFSFFNIDRKVQDKIIAYVFGVMREQMKKN, from the coding sequence ATGAGCGTTACTAATGTGAACTTTAGCATAAATGCAAAATGTGAAATTCTCATAGAGGATAAGGTGTATAAGAGTAATATACAGGATGTAGGTAAGGATTATATAGTAATAAGTATACCAATTTCAAATGGTGAATATGCACCACTTAATAAGAATGATCATGTAACAGTTGTATATTATAATGAAAATAATTTATATGGCTTCAATACTGATGTTATAGGAAGACGCATGGATAGAATACCCATGATACTTTTAACTATTCCAAAGGGTATAAAGAAGATACAAAGAAGAAAATTTTTTAGAGTGAATTTATTAAGGGATGTACAATATTTGAAAGTTGACAAAAATATTTCTGATAGTACATTTAATAGTCTCATAAAAGATTCAAAGGCTTTTACTAAGGCACTTATGATTGATTTAAGTGGTGGAGGCTTCAGACTAAAAACCAAAGAAGAGATTAAATCAGGAGATAGATTTATAATAAAAATTGCATTAGAACATGAAAATATCTTTGTACTCAGCAATTGCATGAGGGCATTTAGGGATATGGATACTAATTTGTATGTCTCAGGTTTTTCATTTTTTAATATTGATAGAAAAGTTCAGGATAAAATTATAGCTTATGTATTTGGGGTAATGCGTGAACAGATGAAAAAAAATTAA
- a CDS encoding MinD/ParA family protein, which translates to MLDQAQRLRQMAVEGSEADKARKTPRIITVTSGKGGVGKSNFVVNLSIAIQKTGKKVLIFDADVGMGNDDVLMGFLPKYNVFDVIFNDKNIEDGVIEGPFGVKLLPGGSGVARINEITNSQRNSFLDKLSNLEDLDYIIMDTGAGINRSVLGFISCCDELILIITPEPTSLMDSYSLLKAVVHFKIKSKTKVVINRTFDKREAEETYNKFQNAVKNFLKMDISYVGSVSEDRKLVLAVKSQEPFIIGSPNCAAAQDIVRIANKLIVDSERENELGKSGIQGLFKKIFNIFS; encoded by the coding sequence ATGTTAGATCAGGCACAACGATTAAGGCAAATGGCTGTAGAAGGAAGCGAAGCTGATAAAGCTAGAAAAACACCAAGGATAATTACAGTTACTTCTGGCAAAGGTGGAGTAGGAAAGAGTAATTTTGTGGTGAATTTGTCTATAGCTATTCAGAAAACAGGAAAAAAGGTATTGATTTTTGATGCAGATGTAGGCATGGGTAATGATGATGTACTAATGGGGTTTTTGCCTAAATACAATGTGTTTGATGTGATTTTTAATGACAAAAATATAGAGGATGGGGTCATTGAAGGACCCTTTGGGGTGAAGCTTTTGCCAGGAGGATCTGGTGTAGCAAGAATAAATGAAATTACTAATTCCCAAAGGAATAGTTTTTTAGATAAATTATCAAATTTGGAAGATTTAGATTATATTATAATGGATACAGGTGCTGGAATTAATAGAAGTGTATTGGGATTTATATCCTGTTGTGATGAATTGATTTTGATTATAACACCTGAACCTACTTCACTTATGGATTCCTATAGTCTTTTAAAGGCAGTAGTTCATTTTAAAATTAAATCTAAGACCAAGGTAGTCATAAATAGAACCTTTGATAAAAGGGAAGCAGAAGAAACCTATAATAAATTTCAAAATGCAGTTAAAAATTTTTTGAAAATGGATATTTCCTATGTGGGAAGTGTGTCTGAAGACAGAAAATTAGTGTTGGCAGTAAAAAGCCAGGAACCCTTTATAATTGGAAGTCCAAATTGTGCTGCTGCTCAGGATATTGTTAGGATAGCAAATAAACTTATTGTTGATTCTGAAAGAGAAAATGAATTAGGTAAATCAGGTATACAGGGATTATTTAAAAAAATATTTAATATATTTTCGTGA
- the flhF gene encoding flagellar biosynthesis protein FlhF: MIIKKYIVNSMNEAVTRIRYELGKDAVIISQRKIRKKGFTGLFSKKVIEVTAAVDNVDKAAEITEGKFKIPHNSVKDSLEAIKKAMDVQMDNENSLGKLNSPVTSGKISKEAAYNIDKDEYKKEDNLIKEMREMKNILNAIVKNNGNENSNHNSELYKTLEKYDLEDNVIEEIINRINLENDEIEEMEKLKKVLGSMVEVSEINEEGVIVLVGPTGVGKTTTIAKLAGRFALIEKKKIGLITVDTYRIGAVEQLKTYADIMNIPFKVVFSIKDMEAAVESMRDCDVVLVDTTGRSSKNKMQISELRAFIDKTHSENLHLVMSCTTKNRDIKSIVEGYKILNYNNIIITKLDETTTYGSILNILKEGKRPLSYVSIGQNVPDDIKALKAEEVINLITGVESIC, translated from the coding sequence ATGATTATAAAAAAATATATTGTAAATAGTATGAATGAAGCTGTAACAAGAATCAGGTATGAGCTGGGAAAGGATGCAGTAATAATAAGTCAGAGGAAAATAAGAAAAAAGGGATTTACTGGATTGTTTTCGAAGAAAGTTATAGAAGTTACTGCGGCGGTAGATAATGTCGATAAGGCTGCTGAAATAACTGAAGGTAAATTCAAAATTCCACATAATTCTGTTAAGGATAGCTTAGAGGCTATAAAAAAGGCTATGGATGTGCAAATGGATAATGAAAATAGCTTAGGAAAGCTGAATTCGCCTGTAACAAGTGGAAAAATTTCTAAAGAAGCTGCTTATAATATTGATAAAGATGAGTATAAAAAAGAAGATAATCTTATTAAAGAGATGCGAGAGATGAAAAATATATTAAATGCCATTGTAAAAAATAATGGCAATGAAAATTCAAATCATAATAGTGAATTATATAAAACTCTGGAGAAATATGATTTAGAAGATAATGTAATAGAAGAAATTATAAATAGAATAAATTTAGAAAATGATGAAATAGAAGAAATGGAAAAGTTAAAAAAAGTCTTAGGCTCTATGGTTGAGGTTTCTGAAATTAATGAAGAGGGTGTCATTGTATTAGTAGGACCTACTGGAGTAGGAAAAACTACTACCATTGCAAAACTTGCAGGAAGGTTTGCCCTTATTGAAAAAAAGAAAATAGGGCTTATAACTGTTGATACCTACAGAATAGGAGCAGTGGAACAGCTTAAAACCTATGCAGATATTATGAATATACCCTTTAAGGTGGTATTTTCTATAAAGGATATGGAAGCAGCAGTGGAGAGTATGCGGGATTGCGATGTAGTATTGGTGGACACTACAGGTAGAAGTAGTAAAAATAAAATGCAAATTTCTGAACTGAGAGCATTTATTGATAAAACCCATTCTGAAAACTTACATTTGGTCATGAGTTGTACTACAAAAAATAGAGATATAAAGTCTATAGTTGAGGGCTATAAAATTTTAAATTATAATAATATCATAATAACAAAATTAGATGAGACTACAACCTATGGTTCTATATTGAATATATTGAAAGAGGGAAAAAGGCCTTTAAGCTATGTATCAATTGGACAAAATGTTCCAGATGATATTAAGGCGTTGAAGGCAGAAGAGGTGATAAATCTCATTACAGGAGTGGAAAGTATATGTTAG